Part of the Halogeometricum sp. S3BR5-2 genome, CCATCCAACCGTAGTTCAGCGCGATGCACATCGCCAAGAGTCCGGAGGCGACGACGACGAGGATGACGCTCGGCCCCGTCGTCGAACTCGCCGTCCCCAGCGTGACGAACAGCCCCGCGCCGAGCGTTCCCGCGACCACCGTGCTCACGGCTCCCAGCAGGCCGATATCGCGCGAGAGGCTCCGCCCGTCGTTCACGTCTACCGATGACATGTGTTCACATGGAACGCTCGCTCGATAAAGCCCCCCTCCCTCTCATGAGAGGGTCCTCCCTGCGACCCGAGTCAGTCGCCGCCGAGCAGTTTCGACTCGGCCTTCCGCAGGTGCTCGAGCAGCGTCGCCTTCGAGATACCTACCTCGGCGGCGAGTTCGGCCGCGCTGGTCTCTCTGGGCCACGCGTAGTAGCCCCGGCGGCGGGCCAACTCGTACACCTCACGCTGTCGCTCCGAGAGGGCGTCCGTGCGAAACATCCCGGTGCCGCCCTTCGGCGCGGTGATGAGTTCGACCCGCACGTCGGCGTTCTTCTCCGCCCGAATCGCCTCCAACCGCTCGTGGACCGTGTTGCGCGACTCGTGGACGAGCACGGTCCACTGCTCGCGACCGTCCTGCATCCGCACCGGTTCGTCCGGGATGAATCCCCGCGAGACGAGGGCGTCGTTGATGGAGTTGTTCAGGTCGTAGCGGACGACGATGCCGCGCGTCGCGCTTCCGGGCACCGTCTCGTCTTCGAACTCGCCCGTCTCCCACACCGACTCGGTCAGCGGGGAGTCGCGGACGGCGTCGACCAGTCGGTCGAGTTCCTCGACGCTGTCGGCGTAGGCGGTGAACCGGCCGTTTGCCAACCCGTCTATCTCGTGGACGCCGTGGCCGAGGAGACCGCCGTTCGCTTCCTCGGTCACTTCCAGCGTCCAGCAGTCGGGGTGCCAGATATCCAGACTCACTCTCACCCCCGCCTCCTCGTCCGTCATGGTGGAGGGAGGGTCACGCGCGCGCAAAAAGCTGTGCGTCCGCAGACTCGCTCGGAGGGTCGTTCTCGACGGGTTCGGCGCTTCGCTCGGCCGACGGCGGCCGCTCGCTCAGACCTTGCGGGCGAACGCCAGCGTGCCGCTGGTGCGCTCGATGAGCGCGCGGACGGTGTCGCCCTCGCGCGCGCCGGTGACGAAGATGGTGTACTTGCCCTTCTCGGCGACGCCGTCGCCCTTGCGACCGGTGCCGGTGATTTCGAGTTCGTACGTCCCGCCCTCCTCGATGGCCGGGCCCGTGTTCGTCTGCGTCTGCGCCGCGCGCTTCTGAACGGGGCGGAACGCACCGCAGGCCTCACAGCGGAGCATGTCCACGCCGTCCTCGGTGACGAGGCGCGTGTCGGGCAGACCGCACTCCGTGCAGGTGACGTACTCGGCGACGTACTCGTCGATGGCCGCCTCGAAGTCGGCGACGGTGAACGACCCGTTGTAGCGGGCGCGGTCGCCGTCGAACTGCCCGTTCGTCCCCAGTTCGCGCTGGATGTTCCGGTGGAGGTGCTGGGCCTCCCGCCCGAGGGCGTCGGCGATGTTGCCGAGGTTGGTCAGTCGGGTGAACGCGCCGTCCGTCTCGCCCTCCGGGTCGGGGACGTTGAGACGCGACTCCTCGTAGTTCCGCTCCGGGAGCGTGTCGAACGCTCTGTCGAGAGAATCTGCGTAGTCCATACCGGTCGGAGTGGACCCGGACCTAAAGCCGTTCCGTGTCCCGTGGTGGACCGGCGCTCACCGGGGACCGCGGGGCGGGAGGTCCGTTCGAGGCCGCTACTCGTGCCCGCTCACGGGAACCGGTTCGTACGGTTCTTCGAGGTACTCCACGTCCGACTCCGAGAGGTCGATATCCAGCGCTTCGACGGCGTCTTCGAGGTGTTCGACGCTGGAGGTGCCGAGGATGGGCGTCGTCACCCACGACTTCTCGAACTGCCACGCCATCGCAATCTGCGCCATCTTCACGTCTTTCTCCGCCGCGAGTTCCTCGACGCGTTCGTTTACCTCCGGCCCGCCGCCCTGCGTGTACCCGCGGTCGTGCTCGGACTCGTGTTCGCCGCGCGTCGTCGCGTCGAACTCCTCGTGCGGCCGGGTGAGGAATCCCGCGCCGAGCGGCGACCACGGCATGACGGCGATATCTTCCTTCTCGCAGAGCGGCAGCATCTCCCGCTCTTCTTCCCTGTAGGCGAGGTTGTAGAGGTTCTGCATGGAGACGAAGCGGTCCAGTCCGAGTCGGTCGCTGGTGTGAAGCGCCTCCGCGAACTGGTGCGCCCACATCGAACTCGCGCCGACGGAGCGCACCTTGCCGCGCCGCACCGCGTCGTCCAGCGCCCGCATCGTTTGCTCGACGGGCGTATCGTAATCCCAGCGGTGAATCTGGTAGAGGTCGACGGTGTCCATCCCGAGGCGGTCGAGGGAGTTATCCAACTCCTGCTCGATGGTCTTCCGCGAGAGGCCGCCCGAGTTCGGGTCGTCCTCGTCCATCTGCCCGTACACCTTCGTCGCGACCACGTACTCGTCGCGGTCGTACTCCGCGAGCACCTCCCCGAGAATCTCCTCCGACTCCCCGTACGAGTAGACGTTCGCGGTGTCGAAGAAGTTGATTCCGAGCTCTATCGCCCGCTCGATGAGTTCGCGGCTCTCCTCCCTGTCGAGGGTCCAGTCGTCCCAGTTCGTCCCGAAGCTCATACAGCCGAGACAGAGTTCGGAGACGGTGACGCCCGTCGACCCGAACGTGGTGTACTCCATGCGTCGCCTTCGCGCAGTCGGGAGAAAAGTGTACGTTCGATAGTCCAAAATCTCCGGTTCCGCCCCGCCCGCTCCCGTTCAGGAGCGCTCCCGCCTCTCCGTTTCGGCGACCCGGCGCTCGCGTTCGGCGCGCGCGTCGTCGACGGTGTCGTTCGCCACGAGACGGTCGAGTTTCCGCTCGAACTCCGCCTCGTCGACGTCGCCCGCGACGTACCGCCGCTTCAGTTCGTCGAGCGCGTCCGCGCGGCGTTCCTCCGGCGTCGGCTCCGGTTCCGAGAGGGCGTCGCCCACGCCTAGCGTCCGGAGGACGGGGTACTCCCTCTCCGCCCGGCGCGCGACGGCCTCGACTCGTCCGCCGCGCGGGAGTCTCGCCTTCCGCGCCAGCCCGTAGACGAGGCCGACGGCCGAGAGAACGGCCGCGACGGCGGCGAGAACGAACAGCGGGAGCACCGGGAACGCGAGTCGGAGCACCGCGGCGACGAGCGCTCCCTCGACCAGTCCGCTCCAGAGGACCAGCGCCGCGTACCCGGCGAGGACGGCCGACACGGTCCCCGAGACGAGCAACAGGAGCAGCGAGACGGATGCGGTCCGGTCGCGGAGGGCCATCGTCGTCCAGTCGGTGCCGGAGCCGGCATATATCTGTCGGACGCGAAGTGACGTAATGGGTCGTTTCGCCGCGGCGCGGACAGGTAACCAAACGAGAAGGTCTCGATAGGAGCCGTATACTCATACCGTCGGACCGAGACCGCTCGGCATGCACACCCCCGACCGCCCCCTCCGCCACGCGGCCCTCGTCTCGCTGGCGGTCGCCATCGGCGTAGGCGTCGCCGTCGTCGGCGCCGGCGTCCTCGCCCCCGGCGGGTTCTCGCTCGTTCCGGGGGCCGACACGCCGTCCGCGGCCGCCGGAACTCCGTCGACCGATTCGACCGCGACGGCGTCCCCGGCGACCCCGGTTTCCGGCGCGTCCGACGCGTCCGCCGGGACCGCCGGGACCGCCCCGCCGACCGAAACGCCGGCCCAATCGGCGGCGACGCCGGAAGCGTCGACGGACGAGACGACCGACCCGGACGCCGACACCGCCCGGACGGCGGACGCGGAACCCGCGAACGCGACGTGGACGGAGTACCGACTGGTCGTCGCCTTCCGGAACGACGACATCCAACCGTACTACGAGGCGTCGACGATGCGGGCCGTCGACGACGTCTTCGTCGAGGAGGGCGTTCCCGTGACGAACGCGGTCATCCCGTTCGTCGGCGGCGAGAACATCTCCGAGGCCGACGACACCTGCCGCTACCTCCGCGAACTCGGCCGCGACCACCCGCGGACCTTCGAGTTCGCCCTGCACGGCTACACGCACGAGAACCGGACCGACTTCCACGGGTCCAGCGAGTTCGGCGGGCAACCGTACGAGACGCAACTGCGGTGGATGCAGGAGGGAACCGACGAACTCGTCGCGTGCACGGGCGACCGCCCGACGACGTTCGTCCCCCCGATGAACACCTACGACGAGAACACGACGCGGGCGGCCGCCGAGACGAACTACACCACCGTCTCCGGCGGGTCGTGGTTCACGCGGACCTACTACGGCGAGGCGCCCGTCTTCGAGAACGGGAGCGTCGTCCACGTCGCCAGTTCCGGCGGCTACGTGGAGGACTGGACGACGATGGAGACCAAGTCGCGCGCGGACCTGACGGCGGAGTTCGACGAGGCGTACGCCGACGGCGGCACGTTCGTGATGATGATTCACTACCCCGACTTCGACACGCCCGAGAAGCGCGCGGACCTGCGAGCCCTCCTCGAACACGCGAAATCCCGCGAGGACGTGCGGTTCGTGACCGTCGGCGAACTCGGCTCCCGGGTGGCGAACGGGACGATGGAGCGAACCGACGACGGGTGGCGCGTGTACGAGTAGGGGGAGCGTGGCCGACCCGCGCGGTCAGAACCGCTCGTCTGCGCGTTCGCGCGCCGCGGCGGCGACGAACGGCAGCGTGATGGTGGCGTCGCCGACGACGGTGACGTTCTTCGCGGACTTCTCCAACTTCCCCCACGACCGCGCCTCGTCCAGCGTCGCCCCCGAGAGGCCGCCCGTGTGGTCGGGGTCCATCGTCAACTGGACGGCGTAGTCGTACGCGTCGGGGATGGTGAGCATGGTCTGGAGGACGTAGTTCTTCGGGACGCCGCCGCCGACGACCATCGCGCCGGCCTTCTCGGCCTCGAACGCGAGGTCCGAAAGGTGCGTCATGTCCTTCAGCGCGTCGAGCGTGAACTCCGACGTCTGCGAGTAGATCCACGCCTGAATCCCCAGCACGGAGTCCTGAATCGCCGGGCAGTATATCGGCACGTCGTTGTCGTACGCCGCGGCGGCGACGCCGGCGTCCTCCTCGATTCCCTCCTCTCGGTTCCGTTCGAGGTTCGCCCGGCCGAGTTCGGCGGTG contains:
- a CDS encoding helix-turn-helix domain-containing protein, giving the protein MTDEEAGVRVSLDIWHPDCWTLEVTEEANGGLLGHGVHEIDGLANGRFTAYADSVEELDRLVDAVRDSPLTESVWETGEFEDETVPGSATRGIVVRYDLNNSINDALVSRGFIPDEPVRMQDGREQWTVLVHESRNTVHERLEAIRAEKNADVRVELITAPKGGTGMFRTDALSERQREVYELARRRGYYAWPRETSAAELAAEVGISKATLLEHLRKAESKLLGGD
- a CDS encoding translation initiation factor IF-2 subunit beta — its product is MDYADSLDRAFDTLPERNYEESRLNVPDPEGETDGAFTRLTNLGNIADALGREAQHLHRNIQRELGTNGQFDGDRARYNGSFTVADFEAAIDEYVAEYVTCTECGLPDTRLVTEDGVDMLRCEACGAFRPVQKRAAQTQTNTGPAIEEGGTYELEITGTGRKGDGVAEKGKYTIFVTGAREGDTVRALIERTSGTLAFARKV
- a CDS encoding aldo/keto reductase codes for the protein MEYTTFGSTGVTVSELCLGCMSFGTNWDDWTLDREESRELIERAIELGINFFDTANVYSYGESEEILGEVLAEYDRDEYVVATKVYGQMDEDDPNSGGLSRKTIEQELDNSLDRLGMDTVDLYQIHRWDYDTPVEQTMRALDDAVRRGKVRSVGASSMWAHQFAEALHTSDRLGLDRFVSMQNLYNLAYREEEREMLPLCEKEDIAVMPWSPLGAGFLTRPHEEFDATTRGEHESEHDRGYTQGGGPEVNERVEELAAEKDVKMAQIAMAWQFEKSWVTTPILGTSSVEHLEDAVEALDIDLSESDVEYLEEPYEPVPVSGHE
- a CDS encoding SHOCT domain-containing protein, which produces MALRDRTASVSLLLLLVSGTVSAVLAGYAALVLWSGLVEGALVAAVLRLAFPVLPLFVLAAVAAVLSAVGLVYGLARKARLPRGGRVEAVARRAEREYPVLRTLGVGDALSEPEPTPEERRADALDELKRRYVAGDVDEAEFERKLDRLVANDTVDDARAERERRVAETERRERS
- a CDS encoding DUF2334 domain-containing protein, with the protein product MHTPDRPLRHAALVSLAVAIGVGVAVVGAGVLAPGGFSLVPGADTPSAAAGTPSTDSTATASPATPVSGASDASAGTAGTAPPTETPAQSAATPEASTDETTDPDADTARTADAEPANATWTEYRLVVAFRNDDIQPYYEASTMRAVDDVFVEEGVPVTNAVIPFVGGENISEADDTCRYLRELGRDHPRTFEFALHGYTHENRTDFHGSSEFGGQPYETQLRWMQEGTDELVACTGDRPTTFVPPMNTYDENTTRAAAETNYTTVSGGSWFTRTYYGEAPVFENGSVVHVASSGGYVEDWTTMETKSRADLTAEFDEAYADGGTFVMMIHYPDFDTPEKRADLRALLEHAKSREDVRFVTVGELGSRVANGTMERTDDGWRVYE